A region from the Haloarchaeobius salinus genome encodes:
- a CDS encoding acetaldehyde dehydrogenase (acetylating), which yields MPTKAAIVGPGNIGTDLMYKIVDRSDSIEIERMIGILPTEESDGLQAAVEEGIGVGNNGIESLKEHADEIDIVFEATSAGIHEQHAPVYEDLGLFAIDLTPAAVGPYVVPAVNFDEAYGDTQNINMVTCGGQATIPLVHAVDRVTDVEYGEMISTIASKSAGPGTRQNIDKFTQTTSSGLEHVGGADEGKAIIVLNPAEPPIMMRNTVHTMVNESTSIEAVRDSVARIEAEIQTYVPGYQITIEPTVRDDENVGFDLDDSIVLTMTLEVEGEGQYLPPYAGNLDIMTSAALGAAERVAERSGDAGPLGGVADD from the coding sequence ATGCCGACGAAAGCAGCCATTGTAGGACCAGGTAATATCGGAACCGACCTGATGTATAAAATTGTTGACCGTTCTGATTCGATAGAAATTGAGAGGATGATTGGAATCCTTCCGACGGAGGAGTCGGACGGTCTCCAAGCCGCGGTCGAAGAAGGAATAGGGGTAGGAAACAACGGAATCGAGAGTCTGAAAGAGCACGCAGATGAGATCGACATTGTGTTCGAAGCAACGAGCGCAGGAATTCACGAGCAGCATGCCCCGGTCTATGAGGACCTTGGGCTGTTCGCAATTGATCTCACACCCGCTGCGGTGGGCCCTTACGTTGTACCGGCCGTCAACTTCGACGAAGCGTACGGTGATACTCAGAACATCAATATGGTTACCTGTGGTGGACAGGCGACGATTCCGCTTGTTCACGCCGTTGACCGCGTCACAGATGTCGAGTACGGCGAAATGATTTCGACGATCGCGTCGAAGAGCGCAGGTCCCGGGACTAGACAAAATATAGATAAGTTTACACAGACGACGTCTTCAGGGCTTGAACACGTTGGCGGTGCAGATGAGGGGAAGGCTATTATCGTCTTGAACCCGGCCGAACCACCAATTATGATGCGCAATACCGTCCACACGATGGTCAACGAGAGTACGAGCATCGAGGCAGTTCGCGACTCTGTGGCCCGCATTGAAGCGGAGATACAGACGTACGTACCCGGCTACCAGATAACGATCGAACCGACCGTCAGAGACGACGAAAACGTCGGGTTCGATCTCGACGATTCCATCGTCCTCACAATGACGCTCGAAGTCGAGGGCGAGGGCCAGTACCTGCCGCCTTATGCCGGGAATCTGGACATCATGACGAGCGCTGCGCTTGGGGCGGCGGAACGGGTCGCCGAACGGTCTGGCGACGCGGGACCTCTCGGGGGTGTGGCTGATGACTAA
- the dmpG gene encoding 4-hydroxy-2-oxovalerate aldolase, with the protein MTKNPRIVDMTLRDGMHAVDHQFTPEQMADVATSLDAANMDVIEVSHGDGMGGSSINYGISAADTEAYLDAVAPELSDTELSVLLLPGIGTIEELDLAIDKGADICRIATHVTEADISQDHFEYVNERGLEANGLLMLSHMASPETVLEQAELMEEYGADAVYVMDSAGAMVPSDVRDRVSLLASELSIDVGFHAHNNLGLAIGNSLAALEEGAVTIDGCLRGLGAGSGNAQIEVLVSVLEKSGYDVNPDVFGVMDAAGDTLVPMLDADTMPTLDNDSLTLGYAGVYSSFLRHARRAADEYDLDPREILVELGEIGVVGGQEDIITDVADRLANESTGGND; encoded by the coding sequence ATGACTAAGAACCCGCGCATTGTCGACATGACGCTACGGGACGGAATGCACGCCGTCGACCACCAGTTCACTCCGGAGCAAATGGCGGACGTCGCCACGTCGCTGGACGCCGCGAACATGGACGTTATCGAGGTCTCCCATGGCGACGGCATGGGCGGATCGTCGATTAATTACGGAATCTCGGCTGCTGACACGGAGGCCTACCTCGACGCCGTTGCGCCCGAACTCAGCGATACCGAACTTTCGGTGTTGCTCCTCCCCGGTATCGGGACTATAGAGGAACTCGACCTTGCCATCGACAAAGGGGCTGACATATGTCGAATCGCGACCCACGTCACCGAGGCCGATATCTCCCAGGATCACTTCGAGTACGTCAACGAGCGGGGGCTCGAGGCTAACGGTCTACTGATGCTCTCCCACATGGCCTCACCAGAAACAGTACTAGAACAGGCCGAGCTGATGGAAGAGTACGGGGCAGACGCTGTCTATGTCATGGACTCGGCCGGCGCGATGGTTCCGTCGGACGTCCGCGACCGTGTCTCCCTGCTCGCGTCGGAACTCTCCATCGACGTTGGCTTCCACGCCCACAATAACCTAGGACTGGCTATTGGAAACTCGCTAGCCGCACTTGAAGAGGGCGCGGTGACAATCGACGGCTGCTTGCGCGGCCTTGGTGCCGGGTCGGGGAACGCACAAATAGAAGTGCTAGTTAGCGTGCTGGAGAAGTCAGGATACGACGTCAACCCGGACGTGTTTGGCGTCATGGACGCTGCTGGGGATACGCTCGTTCCGATGCTGGACGCGGACACAATGCCAACACTCGATAACGATTCGCTCACGCTCGGCTACGCGGGCGTCTACTCATCATTCCTCCGGCACGCTAGAAGAGCCGCCGACGAGTATGATCTCGACCCGCGGGAGATCCTGGTCGAACTCGGCGAAATTGGCGTCGTCGGTGGTCAGGAGGACATCATCACTGACGTCGCCGACCGCCTGGCCAACGAATCGACGGGCGGAAACGACTGA
- a CDS encoding VOC family protein: protein MGQFNSAPERPELARLGHVALETPDLDESLRFFRDTIGLQETDRTEDTAFLRSMYDTEHHTLSLTETDTAGVNHIGWRAQRPEHLELFVDQLEKEDIDVSRLSAGEERGQGEAIRFEAPNGHPFEIYYDVEKPDPQTEKESQLKARRVSGDTLVRGAPTRLDHVHLRDRDGAAATEWLEEHLGFQVNEFYRNKGKRWGTWLSVTPQPHDLALSTHEDTGDSDGRAEQFHHVSYRVETEHDLFAAADRLRENGYKLDAGPGQHAITEGKYLYMREPASDIRLELYTGGYLIFDPDWEPIEWSDEDIGIAGDHQWIGELDERMKPTIPY from the coding sequence ATGGGCCAGTTTAACTCGGCACCTGAGCGTCCGGAACTCGCGCGGCTGGGACATGTCGCCTTGGAAACACCGGATCTTGACGAGTCGCTACGGTTCTTCCGGGATACAATCGGACTTCAAGAAACGGATCGAACTGAAGACACGGCATTCCTGCGGTCGATGTACGACACGGAGCACCATACGTTGAGTCTCACTGAGACCGATACAGCCGGGGTCAACCACATTGGGTGGCGCGCTCAGCGCCCCGAACACTTAGAGTTGTTCGTGGACCAACTCGAGAAAGAAGACATAGACGTCTCACGGCTCTCTGCTGGCGAGGAGCGTGGACAAGGCGAGGCTATTCGGTTCGAAGCGCCCAACGGGCACCCCTTCGAAATCTACTACGACGTCGAGAAGCCCGACCCTCAAACAGAAAAAGAATCGCAGCTCAAAGCGAGACGGGTCAGCGGCGACACGCTGGTGCGCGGCGCGCCGACCCGTCTCGACCACGTTCACCTCCGCGACCGGGATGGCGCCGCAGCAACGGAATGGCTTGAGGAACACCTTGGGTTTCAGGTAAACGAGTTCTACCGGAACAAAGGAAAACGCTGGGGAACCTGGCTGAGCGTGACGCCACAACCGCATGATCTTGCGCTCAGCACGCATGAGGATACCGGCGACTCTGATGGCCGAGCCGAACAGTTCCACCACGTCTCGTACCGCGTCGAGACCGAACACGACCTCTTCGCAGCTGCTGACCGTCTCCGAGAGAACGGATACAAACTCGATGCCGGCCCCGGCCAACACGCCATTACCGAGGGGAAGTACCTCTACATGCGTGAACCTGCCAGTGACATCCGTCTCGAACTCTACACTGGTGGGTACCTCATCTTCGACCCCGACTGGGAGCCAATTGAGTGGTCCGACGAGGATATTGGCATTGCCGGCGATCACCAGTGGATCGGTGAACTTGACGAGAGGATGAAACCGACCATCCCCTACTGA
- a CDS encoding aromatic ring-hydroxylating oxygenase subunit alpha has translation MAVDRIQNQMSDALEVLEQDGTVPDDIYSSNEIFELEQDRIFRRKWIPVGHESEIPDEGDYIVRYILEESFIVVRDEEGEVQVFANECCHQGRQVCHGEMGNASHFRCPYHGWTFDNTGELVGIPNLEDAYQGNIDKDEVGGLRQPRFDTYDGLVFICLSEETEPLEDFLGDFKFYLDYHLKRTSEGMELLGPHRVIKDTNWKIGVINNMSDHYHSLVTHRSFADVPSILPTDRLEEDEPRYHIHAGPGGLEMAETGSWFDIYPEEMHDSMREGLPEENLKLMEEKGYTPINGGFFPNFIINTTAVATPEGEDSAIGMTYVMMYRPISATQSEAYLWCAVEKNAPEKYKERAHQAFVGAFGSSGVADQDDAKNWMSVTKGSKGTTMDLRYDMQKETKPVDWDAPGTAYHSWFNEANARHFLRQYFEAMSGED, from the coding sequence ATGGCGGTTGACCGCATACAGAACCAGATGTCGGACGCGCTTGAAGTCCTAGAACAGGACGGCACAGTTCCGGACGACATCTACAGCAGCAACGAGATATTCGAGCTAGAACAGGATAGAATCTTCCGACGAAAGTGGATACCTGTCGGCCACGAGTCGGAGATACCGGACGAGGGCGACTATATCGTTCGATACATCCTGGAGGAGAGCTTCATTGTCGTCCGTGATGAAGAGGGCGAAGTTCAGGTCTTCGCGAACGAGTGCTGCCACCAGGGCCGACAGGTCTGTCACGGTGAGATGGGCAACGCATCCCACTTCCGGTGCCCCTATCATGGGTGGACATTCGACAACACTGGTGAGCTTGTTGGGATTCCCAATCTCGAGGATGCGTACCAGGGGAACATCGACAAGGACGAAGTTGGAGGCCTTCGACAGCCCAGATTCGACACGTATGACGGACTTGTCTTCATCTGCCTGAGCGAAGAAACCGAGCCGCTCGAGGACTTCCTCGGAGACTTCAAGTTCTATCTCGACTACCACCTCAAAAGAACGAGTGAAGGGATGGAATTACTCGGCCCCCACCGCGTAATCAAGGATACGAACTGGAAGATAGGGGTCATCAACAACATGAGCGACCACTACCACTCACTCGTCACCCACCGCTCGTTCGCGGACGTTCCGAGCATCCTCCCGACAGACCGCCTCGAAGAAGACGAACCTCGATACCACATCCATGCGGGACCGGGCGGACTCGAGATGGCGGAGACTGGGTCGTGGTTCGACATCTATCCCGAGGAGATGCACGATAGTATGCGGGAAGGACTCCCTGAGGAGAACCTCAAGCTGATGGAAGAGAAAGGATACACACCCATCAACGGTGGGTTCTTTCCAAACTTCATCATCAACACCACCGCCGTCGCCACGCCGGAGGGTGAAGATTCCGCTATCGGGATGACGTACGTCATGATGTATCGGCCGATAAGCGCGACGCAATCCGAGGCGTACCTGTGGTGCGCAGTCGAGAAGAACGCCCCCGAGAAGTACAAGGAACGCGCCCACCAAGCGTTCGTCGGCGCATTTGGGTCGTCGGGGGTTGCGGACCAAGACGACGCCAAGAACTGGATGAGCGTGACGAAGGGCTCGAAGGGGACCACTATGGATCTCCGATACGATATGCAAAAGGAGACAAAACCGGTCGACTGGGACGCCCCTGGGACCGCGTACCACAGCTGGTTCAATGAGGCGAACGCACGCCACTTCCTGCGACAGTATTTCGAAGCGATGTCAGGGGAGGACTGA
- a CDS encoding aromatic-ring-hydroxylating dioxygenase subunit beta, with product MASKQTAYVDRNTHWEIEQFLYKEAEYLDDRRLDDWLELLDEEIDYKIPVRVSQEGRTSDFLDTYHMYETYETLSDRITRRAGEYAWSERPPSRTRHFVSNVRVEPGDGEDEYEVNSNLLLYVSKGDSGDYDTLSAKREDVIVNTDDGWKIRKRTAYLDITTIPLDAMNYFL from the coding sequence ATGGCAAGTAAACAGACTGCATACGTCGACCGGAATACCCACTGGGAGATTGAGCAGTTCCTATACAAAGAGGCGGAGTATCTGGACGATCGACGCTTGGACGACTGGCTTGAACTCCTTGATGAGGAGATCGACTACAAAATCCCGGTTCGCGTCTCGCAGGAGGGTCGCACCAGCGACTTCCTTGACACGTACCACATGTACGAGACGTACGAAACGCTCAGCGATCGCATCACCCGACGCGCCGGCGAGTACGCTTGGTCAGAGCGCCCACCTTCTCGGACTCGCCACTTCGTTTCAAACGTCCGCGTCGAACCTGGGGACGGAGAAGACGAGTATGAGGTGAACTCGAATCTCCTGCTGTACGTGAGCAAAGGCGACTCGGGGGACTACGATACACTCTCTGCGAAGCGGGAGGACGTCATTGTCAACACGGATGACGGCTGGAAAATACGGAAACGGACCGCCTACCTCGACATCACTACGATCCCCCTCGATGCTATGAACTATTTCCTCTAA
- a CDS encoding aldo/keto reductase — MQYTTLGDTGMSVSRIALGCAGFGDSAWRDWVLDEEESREIIERAVELGINYFDTSNLYSLGESERLLGDVLSQYDRDSKVIASKCYYQTDPDNPNSGGLSRKAIDQAIQNSKERLGVDTIDLYQIHRWDYDTDIKETLRAFDDAVTRGDIHNFGASSIWGYQLVEALKTSRSMNIDSFATMQNHYNLMYREEEREIMPICQQEGIAFVPWSPLARGTLARPLENLDATRRGQTDDRTEGHPYLERGGREINERVQELAEEYDASMAQISLAWMLSKDMVDVPIIGATSIKHLEEAVEAVDIDLRESDIAYLEEPYKPVRVSGKNKTA; from the coding sequence GTGCAATACACAACGCTCGGCGACACTGGAATGTCAGTCAGTCGTATCGCCCTCGGCTGTGCGGGGTTCGGCGACAGCGCCTGGCGGGATTGGGTACTGGATGAGGAGGAGAGCCGAGAGATAATCGAACGCGCCGTCGAACTCGGTATCAACTACTTCGACACTTCAAACCTGTACTCACTAGGCGAGTCAGAACGACTCCTCGGCGATGTGCTTTCCCAGTACGACCGTGACAGTAAGGTCATCGCCTCGAAGTGCTACTATCAGACCGACCCGGATAACCCCAACTCCGGTGGTCTCTCCCGGAAGGCCATCGATCAGGCAATCCAAAATTCGAAAGAGCGCCTGGGTGTCGACACCATTGACCTCTATCAGATTCACCGCTGGGACTACGATACCGACATCAAGGAGACTCTACGCGCGTTTGACGATGCTGTCACGCGTGGTGACATACACAACTTCGGTGCGAGTTCTATCTGGGGCTACCAGCTTGTTGAAGCGCTCAAAACGAGTCGCTCAATGAATATCGACTCATTTGCCACGATGCAAAACCATTACAACCTAATGTACCGCGAGGAGGAACGCGAAATCATGCCTATATGTCAGCAGGAGGGCATCGCCTTCGTCCCATGGAGCCCGCTCGCGCGAGGCACCCTCGCTCGCCCCCTCGAGAATTTGGACGCGACCCGGAGGGGCCAGACGGACGATCGTACGGAGGGACACCCCTATCTGGAACGCGGCGGCCGCGAAATCAACGAGCGGGTCCAGGAACTGGCCGAAGAGTACGATGCCTCGATGGCCCAGATAAGCCTCGCATGGATGCTGTCGAAGGACATGGTTGATGTCCCGATTATCGGCGCAACCAGCATCAAACATCTTGAAGAAGCCGTCGAAGCCGTCGATATTGACCTCCGCGAGAGTGACATCGCGTATCTCGAAGAGCCCTACAAGCCCGTCCGCGTCTCGGGCAAGAATAAAACCGCTTAA